One window of the Manihot esculenta cultivar AM560-2 chromosome 14, M.esculenta_v8, whole genome shotgun sequence genome contains the following:
- the LOC110599716 gene encoding F-box/LRR-repeat protein At3g26922: MEDTDNNSTGTSGAACSTATPNLDDFPQHLILHILSFLPTIDTITTSLVSKKWYPLWSLIPSLNFSFADFPPYSTPSTTRQFFAEFVDRTLVCRSHSPLIKFHLDFIFEDRYGFHVDSWIRYAIKNQAQELDLNFFIDESFYVDEPRLGDTYDFPFSALRNGKVRDLKLTRCDLALPANLRLLSMKSIYLDEIYLTDQMALDLINGCPNLEVLELGNCKGMDTLKVCSEKLKKLELKYFFCKENEVNLEIDCPNLVSLTIIWFEVGKCCVKNLSSLAHFRTFIGHRRDRYYGYWNKIMRMLDQVPHVRSLAVQNWWLKLAPNDFFPKGFLLYNLKQLELQTGYTRYDLLGMAALLELTPNVETIILDHLLKGDEDESLSEELLHRSIDLSMPSLKIVKMKQFTGTENEGSFLALVKKRGVVLEQIVIVPAKVGDIQCPPIVLRKRPKKIEVRELSSPEIEVKES, from the exons ATGGAAGATACCGACAATAATTCCACCGGTACCAGCGGCGCCGCCTGCTCTACCGCCACTCCCAACTTGGACGACTTTCCTCAACATCTCATCCTCCACATCCTTTCTTTCCTGCCCACCATAGACACTATCACAACCAGCTTAGTCTCCAAGAAATGGTACCCTCTCTGGTCATTAATTCCCTCCCTAAACTTCTCCTTCGCCGATTTTCCTCCCTACAGTACCCCCTCCACCACCCGTCAATTCTTCGCCGAATTCGTAGACCGTACCCTCGTCTGCCGCTCTCACTCCCCTCTCATCAAATTCCACCTTGATTTCATCTTCGAAGATCGCTACGGTTTCCATGTGGATTCCTGGATTCGTtatgcaatcaagaatcaagcgCAAGAACTCGATCTTAATTTCTTCATCGACGAGAGTTTCTATGTCGACGAACCCCGTTTGGGGGATACTTACGATTTCCCCTTCTCCGCTCTTAGAAATGGGAAAGTTAGAGACTTGAAGCTGACTCGATGTGATTTGGCATTGCCAGCTAATCTGCGTCTTTTGTCGATGAAATCGATTTACCTTGATGAAATTTATTTGACGGATCAGATGGCTTTGGATTTGATTAATGGGTGTCCCAATCTCGaggttttggagcttgggaaCTGTAAAGGCATGGATACTTTGAAGGTTTGTTCTGAGAAATTGAAGAAGCTGGAGCTTAAATACTTTTTTTGCAAGGAAAATGAAGTGAATTTGGAGATTGATTGTCCTAATCTTGTTTCTTTAACTATAATTTGGTTCGAGGTTGGGAAATGCTGTGTCAAGAATTTGTCCTCTTTGGCTCATTTTCGTACTTTTATTGGGCATAGAAGGGACAGATACTATGGATACTGGAACAAGATTATGAGGATGCTTGATCAAGTGCCTCATGTTAGGAGTCTTGCTGTACAAAATTGGTGGCTCAAG TTGGCACCAAACGATTTTTTTCCAAAAGGCTTTCTGCTGTATAATCTCAAGCAGTTAGAGCTACAAACTGGATATACACGGTATGATCTTCTCGGGATGGCTGCATTGCTTGAGCTTACTCCAAATGTTGAGACAATTATCCTGGATCATCTTTTAAAGGGTGACGAAGAT GAGAGTTTGTCAGAAGAACTGTTACATAGATCAATTGATCTCAGCATGCCTAGTCTCAAGATAGTGAAGATGAAACAATTTACTGGAACAGAAAATGAAGGTAGCTTCTTGGCACTTGTGAAAAAGCGAGGAGTGGTTTTGGAACAGATAGTAATAGTTCCTGCAAAAGTTGGTGATATTCAATGTCCTCCTATTGTTTTGCGGAAAAGGCCCAAGAAGATTGAGGTCAGGGAATTATCATCTCCAGAAATAGAAGTAAAAGAAAGCTAG